In Lacrimispora indolis DSM 755, a genomic segment contains:
- the deoC gene encoding deoxyribose-phosphate aldolase, with translation MTDLEMLSYVDHTLLKAFATWEDIEELCKEAVEYKTASVCIPPCYISRVHEEFPGLNICTVVGFPLGYSVTESKVLETKKAIEDGASEVDMVVNISDVKNGDYNKVEKEIAELKKAAGGSILKVIIEACYLTEEEKIAMCKAVTAAGADYIKTSTGFGTGGAALEDIELFKKHIGPDVKIKAAGGVKTLEDLRAYIEAGCSRVGASAAVKLAAQKK, from the coding sequence ATGACAGATTTAGAAATGTTAAGCTATGTAGACCATACTTTGTTAAAGGCATTTGCCACATGGGAGGATATTGAAGAGCTTTGTAAGGAAGCCGTGGAATATAAGACTGCCTCCGTGTGCATCCCGCCCTGTTACATCAGCCGGGTACATGAGGAATTCCCAGGCCTTAATATCTGCACCGTGGTGGGCTTTCCTCTGGGCTACAGCGTAACCGAATCAAAGGTCCTTGAGACAAAGAAAGCCATTGAGGATGGAGCTTCTGAAGTGGATATGGTAGTGAATATCAGCGATGTGAAAAACGGAGATTACAATAAGGTGGAAAAGGAAATCGCAGAACTGAAAAAAGCGGCAGGCGGCAGCATCTTAAAGGTCATCATTGAAGCCTGTTATCTGACGGAAGAAGAAAAAATTGCCATGTGTAAGGCTGTTACGGCAGCAGGTGCTGATTATATCAAAACCTCCACAGGATTTGGAACCGGCGGAGCGGCTTTAGAAGATATCGAATTATTTAAAAAGCATATCGGGCCTGATGTAAAGATCAAGGCAGCCGGCGGAGTGAAGACCCTGGAAGATTTAAGGGCTTATATTGAAGCAGGATGCAGCAGGGTGGGCGCAAGCGCCGCAGTGAAACTGGCAGCACAGAAAAAGTAA
- a CDS encoding DUF1846 domain-containing protein, with translation MKFGFDNNKYLTMQSEHIKERISQFGDKLYLEFGGKLFDDYHASRVLPGFEPDSKLRMLMQLSDQAEIVIAINAADIEKNKIRHDLGITYDVDVFRLIQSFTDKGLYVGSVVITQYSGQNSADLFKSKLEKMGIKVYRHYTIDGYPSNVSLIVSDEGYGRNDYIETTKPLVIITAPGPGSGKMATCLSQLYHENKRGIKAGYAKFETFPIWNIPLKHPVNLAYEAATADLNDVNMIDPFHLEAYGKTTVNYNRDVEIFPVLSAIFEGIYGECPYKSPTDMGVNMAGFCVVDDEACREASMQEIIRRYYQALSRLARDMGSKEEVYKIELLMKQAKITTGMRKVVNAANQLAEIKGSPAAALELDDGTIVTGKTTNLLGASAALLLNAVKVLGNIPHDIHLISPSAIEPIQKLKINYLGSKNPRLHTDEVLIALSACAAADPNAQIALEQLPKLKGREAHTSVLLSDVDVKIFKKLGVNLTCEPIYEEKKIYH, from the coding sequence ATGAAATTCGGATTTGATAACAACAAATATTTAACCATGCAGTCAGAACACATCAAGGAACGGATCAGCCAGTTCGGGGACAAGCTTTATCTGGAATTCGGCGGCAAGCTGTTTGATGATTACCACGCTTCCAGGGTACTTCCCGGATTTGAGCCTGACAGCAAGCTGCGCATGCTGATGCAGCTGTCGGACCAGGCGGAAATCGTGATCGCCATCAACGCTGCCGACATCGAGAAAAACAAGATCCGTCATGATCTTGGCATCACCTATGATGTGGATGTGTTCCGTCTGATCCAGTCCTTTACGGATAAGGGACTCTATGTGGGAAGCGTTGTTATTACACAGTACTCCGGACAGAATTCCGCCGACTTATTTAAAAGCAAGCTGGAAAAAATGGGCATAAAGGTATACCGCCACTACACCATTGACGGCTATCCAAGCAATGTCTCTCTCATTGTCAGTGACGAAGGATACGGCAGAAATGATTATATTGAAACCACAAAACCCCTTGTAATTATTACAGCTCCGGGGCCGGGCAGCGGAAAAATGGCAACCTGCCTATCCCAGCTCTACCACGAGAACAAGCGGGGGATCAAGGCCGGTTATGCCAAGTTTGAGACATTCCCCATCTGGAATATCCCTTTAAAGCATCCGGTAAACCTGGCCTATGAGGCTGCTACCGCAGATTTAAACGATGTGAACATGATCGATCCCTTTCACTTAGAGGCTTATGGTAAGACCACGGTCAATTACAACAGAGATGTGGAGATCTTTCCTGTATTAAGCGCTATTTTTGAAGGAATATACGGTGAATGCCCTTACAAATCCCCTACGGATATGGGCGTAAATATGGCCGGCTTCTGCGTGGTGGATGACGAGGCCTGCAGGGAAGCTTCCATGCAGGAGATCATCAGACGCTATTACCAGGCTCTTTCCCGTCTGGCAAGGGATATGGGATCCAAGGAAGAGGTCTATAAAATTGAGCTTCTTATGAAACAAGCCAAAATTACTACCGGCATGAGAAAGGTTGTGAATGCAGCCAATCAGCTGGCTGAAATAAAAGGCTCTCCTGCCGCTGCCCTTGAGCTGGACGACGGAACCATTGTCACAGGAAAGACTACCAACTTATTAGGTGCATCGGCTGCCCTCCTGTTAAATGCGGTCAAGGTTTTAGGAAACATTCCTCATGATATCCATCTGATTTCTCCTTCCGCCATTGAGCCCATCCAGAAATTAAAGATCAACTATCTGGGAAGCAAAAATCCACGGCTTCATACGGATGAAGTGTTAATCGCCCTGTCCGCCTGTGCTGCTGCCGATCCCAATGCCCAGATCGCTCTGGAGCAGCTTCCCAAGTTAAAAGGACGGGAAGCTCATACCTCCGTGCTTCTTTCTGACGTGGATGTTAAGATATTTAAAAAGCTGGGCGTAAACCTGACCTGCGAGCCTATTTATGAAGAGAAAAAGATTTATCATTAA
- a CDS encoding DNA-3-methyladenine glycosylase I, whose protein sequence is MEKKRCIWVDETSPVYVKYHDEEWGVPVYDDEKLYEMLLLETFQAGLSWITILRKREAFRQAFDGFDAEKVACYGEEKLKALMENADIIRNRKKLEAAVKNARVFLEIQREFGSFSRYLWGFTNNEVIVSRDDSFPVKTELSDRVSKDMKKRGMAFVGSVTIYSYLQAVGVVNDHELSCFCRKATEKKQEE, encoded by the coding sequence ATGGAGAAAAAACGTTGTATTTGGGTGGATGAAACCTCCCCGGTCTATGTGAAATATCACGACGAGGAGTGGGGAGTGCCGGTTTATGATGATGAGAAGCTCTATGAAATGCTTCTTTTAGAAACCTTTCAGGCAGGACTTTCCTGGATTACCATACTGAGAAAAAGAGAGGCTTTCCGTCAGGCCTTTGATGGTTTTGATGCGGAAAAAGTGGCATGCTACGGAGAGGAAAAACTAAAGGCTTTAATGGAGAATGCGGACATCATCAGGAACCGGAAAAAGCTGGAGGCGGCCGTGAAAAATGCCCGTGTGTTTTTGGAGATCCAGCGGGAATTCGGCTCATTCTCCAGGTATTTATGGGGATTTACTAACAATGAGGTCATCGTCAGCCGGGATGACAGCTTTCCGGTGAAAACGGAGCTGTCCGACCGGGTTTCAAAGGATATGAAAAAGAGAGGAATGGCCTTTGTAGGTTCTGTTACCATATATTCCTATCTTCAGGCAGTGGGTGTGGTCAATGACCACGAACTTTCCTGCTTTTGCAGAAAGGCAACGGAGAAAAAACAGGAGGAGTGA
- a CDS encoding methionyl aminopeptidase, with protein MFKIGRNDACWCGSGKKYKNCHLSFDQKLENYAVMGDEVPEHYMIKTPAQIEGVRRAGVVNNKILDLVEEIMKPGISTEDINTLVHENTIRLGGIPAPLNFEGYPKSVCTSVNDVVCHGIPDPKRILQEGDIVNVDVTTIVDGFYADASRMYCIGKVSPEALKLVQVTKESVDLALKETRAWGHLGDIGAAISEHIYANGFTVVREIGGHGVGLDFHEEPWVSHIGTRGTDMLLVPGMIFTIEPMVNAGKADVVQDDEDGWTIYTRDGSLSAQWEYTILITEEGPEVLAR; from the coding sequence ATGTTTAAAATAGGAAGAAATGATGCATGCTGGTGCGGTAGCGGAAAAAAATACAAGAACTGCCATCTGTCTTTTGACCAAAAGCTTGAGAATTATGCGGTCATGGGAGATGAAGTTCCGGAGCACTATATGATAAAAACACCGGCTCAGATTGAAGGAGTCCGCCGTGCAGGAGTCGTTAACAACAAGATTCTTGATCTGGTGGAGGAGATTATGAAGCCGGGCATCAGCACGGAAGATATCAATACCCTTGTGCACGAAAATACCATCAGGCTGGGAGGGATTCCCGCTCCTCTTAATTTTGAGGGATATCCCAAGAGTGTGTGCACCTCGGTCAATGATGTGGTATGCCATGGAATCCCGGATCCAAAACGGATCTTACAGGAAGGCGATATCGTCAATGTGGATGTAACCACCATTGTGGACGGCTTTTATGCTGACGCGTCCAGAATGTACTGCATCGGGAAGGTGTCTCCTGAAGCATTAAAGCTGGTTCAGGTTACAAAGGAGAGTGTGGATTTAGCTCTTAAAGAAACCAGGGCATGGGGCCATTTAGGAGATATTGGAGCAGCTATTTCTGAACATATCTATGCCAATGGTTTTACGGTGGTAAGGGAAATCGGCGGACACGGCGTTGGGCTGGATTTCCATGAAGAGCCATGGGTCAGCCACATCGGTACAAGAGGGACCGATATGCTTTTAGTACCCGGGATGATATTTACCATTGAGCCGATGGTAAATGCCGGAAAGGCTGACGTGGTGCAGGATGACGAGGATGGGTGGACCATTTACACAAGGGATGGAAGTCTGTCTGCCCAGTGGGAGTATACAATTTTGATTACAGAAGAGGGTCCGGAGGTGCTGGCAAGATAA
- a CDS encoding DUF1653 domain-containing protein, which translates to MDRTPRPGDFYRHFKDKMYQVIAVAVHSETGEEMVVYQALYGSFGIYVRPLPMFISEVDKEKYPDAKQKYRFEKVDMGSAERKEKDCTQESEIEDKEPSVDCVQSQEGGSSDPCLHENKNLLAFLDAGTYHEKLEVLEERKDRFSAEELLAICEIMEIGRPDSEPEEKYYAVKRYLELQYKYEGARLR; encoded by the coding sequence ATGGACAGAACGCCCAGACCAGGAGATTTCTACCGGCATTTTAAGGACAAGATGTATCAGGTGATAGCTGTTGCGGTTCATTCGGAAACAGGAGAAGAAATGGTAGTATATCAGGCGCTGTACGGATCCTTTGGGATTTACGTACGCCCTCTGCCCATGTTCATCAGCGAGGTGGACAAGGAGAAGTATCCCGATGCAAAGCAGAAATACAGATTTGAAAAGGTGGATATGGGTTCTGCGGAGCGAAAGGAAAAGGACTGTACCCAGGAATCGGAAATAGAGGACAAGGAGCCCTCTGTGGACTGTGTCCAAAGCCAGGAAGGCGGGTCCTCTGATCCTTGTCTTCACGAAAACAAAAATCTTCTTGCATTTCTTGACGCTGGGACGTATCATGAGAAGTTGGAGGTTCTTGAGGAGCGGAAGGACCGTTTTTCCGCGGAAGAGCTTCTGGCCATCTGCGAGATTATGGAAATCGGAAGGCCGGATTCTGAACCTGAAGAGAAATATTATGCAGTGAAAAGGTATTTAGAACTGCAGTATAAATACGAGGGAGCAAGATTGAGGTGA
- a CDS encoding putative glycoside hydrolase produces MKRWLLAVIAFSLVTSGCSRYKGIPELSETDSKTEESQQSAEESGQSTGENGGQLPLEASAVPGKKPVKVKGIYISGYMAGSEGLQAILDKIQGTEINTVVIDVKNDDGRITFAMEDAPTVNEIGATEKYIKDIDSLMAQLKARGLYTIARVVAFRDPYLAEKKPEWGLKNKDGSLHRDNKGLAWVNPYRTEVWDYLVEVGTQASKAGFDEVQFDYIRFSTDSSMKQVVFDDEDTRGRSKTDIITEFIQYAYEKLSSQNIFVSADVFGTIIGSKVDAEAVGQIYHEMAGHLDYICPMIYPSHYGDGNFGIDHPDMEPYRTIRAALKLSKQDLESAKEAGKHQAIVRPWLQDFTASYLKNYIPYGAKEIRAQIQAVYDAGYDEWILWSASNRYTWDGFLTAEAAREEAEELARVRAAEEMSAAASAEAKEPSTEAAGETKESQPETRSETQTEGKEEKAKKSLEESTAGEETQPETKAANKKKAKPDVVIVTTGGQGN; encoded by the coding sequence ATGAAAAGATGGCTTTTGGCAGTGATTGCATTTTCGTTGGTGACCTCCGGATGCAGCAGGTATAAGGGAATTCCTGAACTCTCAGAGACAGACAGCAAAACAGAAGAATCTCAGCAGAGTGCAGAGGAATCCGGGCAGAGCACAGGGGAAAACGGCGGCCAGCTTCCCCTGGAAGCTTCCGCCGTACCGGGAAAGAAGCCGGTAAAGGTAAAGGGAATCTATATTTCCGGCTACATGGCCGGCTCTGAGGGCCTCCAGGCGATTTTGGACAAGATCCAGGGCACGGAGATCAATACTGTGGTCATTGACGTAAAGAATGACGACGGAAGGATCACCTTTGCCATGGAGGATGCACCTACTGTAAATGAGATCGGTGCCACAGAAAAGTACATCAAAGACATAGACAGCCTGATGGCCCAGTTAAAGGCCAGGGGGCTTTATACCATTGCCCGGGTTGTGGCCTTCCGGGATCCTTATCTGGCCGAGAAAAAGCCGGAGTGGGGCCTTAAGAACAAGGATGGGAGTCTGCACAGGGATAATAAGGGACTGGCCTGGGTGAACCCTTACAGGACGGAAGTGTGGGACTACTTAGTAGAGGTGGGAACCCAGGCTTCCAAGGCCGGATTTGATGAGGTTCAGTTTGACTACATCCGGTTCTCCACCGACAGTTCCATGAAACAGGTAGTATTTGATGATGAGGATACCAGGGGCCGTTCTAAAACGGACATCATTACGGAATTCATCCAATACGCTTATGAAAAGCTTTCTTCTCAGAATATTTTTGTTTCTGCAGATGTGTTCGGGACCATCATCGGAAGCAAGGTGGACGCAGAGGCAGTGGGACAAATCTATCATGAAATGGCCGGCCATCTGGATTATATCTGCCCCATGATCTACCCTTCCCATTACGGAGACGGAAACTTTGGAATTGACCACCCGGATATGGAGCCTTACCGCACCATCCGGGCTGCTTTGAAGCTGTCAAAGCAGGATCTGGAATCCGCAAAAGAGGCTGGAAAGCATCAGGCCATTGTCCGCCCCTGGCTCCAGGATTTCACAGCTTCCTATCTGAAGAACTATATTCCTTACGGAGCGAAGGAGATCAGGGCCCAGATCCAGGCGGTTTATGATGCAGGCTATGATGAGTGGATCCTTTGGAGTGCTTCCAACCGGTATACATGGGATGGCTTTTTGACTGCTGAAGCAGCCAGGGAAGAGGCGGAGGAGCTTGCCAGGGTGAGAGCAGCGGAAGAGATGTCTGCTGCAGCTTCTGCTGAAGCAAAGGAACCGTCTACTGAAGCTGCCGGCGAGACAAAGGAGTCACAGCCTGAGACCCGGTCCGAGACTCAGACAGAAGGAAAAGAAGAGAAAGCAAAAAAGAGTCTTGAGGAAAGCACAGCAGGTGAAGAGACACAGCCAGAGACGAAAGCTGCAAATAAAAAGAAAGCCAAGCCTGATGTAGTCATTGTGACCACAGGCGGCCAGGGAAATTAG